Genomic window (Sphingomonas japonica):
AGCAGGCCTATCAGGCATCGAGCAGGGTGATCCAGATCGCCCGCGAAACGCTGCAATCCATCCTTGATATCCGCTGAGGCCGACGATCATGCGTGTCACCACCGGATCCTTCTTCGATCGCACCTCGGGCCAGATGGCCCGGCTCAACCAGGCTGCGGAAAAGATCAACGATCAGATCGCGACCGGCAAGAAGATCACCGTGGCGTCGGACGATCCCGCATCGTTCCAGCGGCTGGCCTGGATCAAGCGCGCGGGTGCGGACAACGCCGCGTTCGCCGCGAACATTACGCTGGCACAAGGGGTGCTGGCGCAGGCCGATTCGACGCTGGCGACGATGGAGGAGCAGCTCCAGCGTGCCAAGGAACTGACGATCCAGGCGAATAGCGGAATCCTGTCGGATTTCGACCGCACCAGCATCGCCGTGTCGATCGATTCGATCGTCGAAGATCTGCTGGCGCTGTCCAACGCCAAGGACGCACGCGGCCAGCCGCTGTTCGCAGGCGCATCGGGAGACACCGCTTTCGCGCGCCAGGCCGACGGCTCGATCGCCTATGTGGGGGCCGACGATGCCGGCGACGTGCCGATCGGCGAGGGAGTTTCGGTCCAGGTCACCGAGAATGGCGGCCGCGTATTCGGCGGG
Coding sequences:
- the flgL gene encoding flagellar hook-associated protein FlgL, coding for MRVTTGSFFDRTSGQMARLNQAAEKINDQIATGKKITVASDDPASFQRLAWIKRAGADNAAFAANITLAQGVLAQADSTLATMEEQLQRAKELTIQANSGILSDFDRTSIAVSIDSIVEDLLALSNAKDARGQPLFAGASGDTAFARQADGSIAYVGADDAGDVPIGEGVSVQVTENGGRVFGGTDGGADMFAVLQALSAALQAGGDISGAAGDALEGLDSAIDQTVIARSSVGARAYRLDFEADHLTDLGIDYEALRSSIEDTDLSVAITELQKTLTVLQATQASFTKLTGLSLFDYLR